The DNA window AAGACCTTTTCCCGGATGATCTCCCCGGCCAGGAATTTTTCCGTCAGGTCGGTGACCATGTCCTCGGGAAAGAAGGGTGGGCCTTCGGGGAGGTTTTGAAACAGGCTTTTCTCCAATACCTCCAATCCTGCCCCGGTCAGGGCCGAGACCGGGATGATCTCCTGAAAAGGGAGTACCTGGGAAGACTGCTCCATGAGGGGGAGCAATTTCTTTTTGTCAATCAGATCGATTTTATTGATGATCAGAAAAATCGGGACCTTGGTCTTGGACAGCCGGAAGCGAAGGTTTTCCGGAAGGGGAGTCCGGGCCGAAAAAGGTTCAATCAGCAGACAGATCAGGTCCACTTCGGCCAGGGATTTCAAAGAGATTTGTATCAGGGATTTATTGAGCAGTCCTTTGGGTTCCAGGACTCCAGGGGTATCCAGAAAGATTAATTGCCCCCCCGTAACATGCTTTACTCCCAGAATACGGTTCCGGGTGGTTTG is part of the Deltaproteobacteria bacterium genome and encodes:
- the era gene encoding GTPase Era — its product is MSFKSGFIALIGAPNVGKSTLLNALLGQKISIVSSRPQTTRNRILGVKHVTGGQLIFLDTPGVLEPKGLLNKSLIQISLKSLAEVDLICLLIEPFSARTPLPENLRFRLSKTKVPIFLIINKIDLIDKKKLLPLMEQSSQVLPFQEIIPVSALTGAGLEVLEKSLFQNLPEGPPFFPEDMVTDLTEKFLAGEIIREKVFRLISQEIPYGVAVTVDSFKPREDKPLIDIQATIHVERESQKGILIGKQGRMLKAIGQQAREGMEALLGTKVFLELWVRVEKEWSKDPRFLRKFGYEEP